The genomic stretch CAATtaacaaatttcataatcgtcacagccctagaTACGCGTGTATTATAGCCgtgattttttgttatttctctATGACATCTGTGAGCGGTTGGACCCGGAAGCGACGCAAAACGGCAGACTTAACAACCGGATAGTGTCACTAAAGACCCGAGATATGTAATAGTGtaagttaaaaataataaagtagtgttaattaaataaattatatttttcatGCTTTTTTATGGTGTTATCGTAGGATGAAATTACCGACAGAAAGTGATCTGGACTACATTACCTGCTGTGTCGAAAAGCCCCAATGTGTACGGTTCTCCTCCAATCATCACTGTGACAGCATAGTTATCAAACACCTGCACAAATACATCCCCATTACTAAAGGGATTTTCGTCACTgataaaaacaacccattaaCGCAGATGATCGCAAAACACAATATGTACaaaccaaaaacacaacaatactTATAACTCAAACaccacattttaaatcaaatgaCAACATTAAACACATATCTACAATAATCTAAGCAATTGGCACACATACCTGTGAGCTCCttattttaaacaacacaatgtatGCAAGACAATAATAACTGGCATTATTACTAATAATGAATCCATCACTTTGCCCCCTCCCCCTTAATATCTACCCCAGCACCCTTACCGTGGGAACATATTCAGATGGGAATTTGTTGGTTGTATAGGAGATGAGGAGGCAGGTCTTTCCGACAGCTCCATCTCCAACCACCACACACTTTATAGTCTGCATCTATATGGTGAGAGATAGTCGCGTTAACATTGATATTGGTCCTCATGAGACTGAAAATACCTTAACATGAATCATTCCTTCTTTCACTGTTTCCAGTGTTCAGTGTCATGTCGTgcaagtttaatgcatttactaaacgCCCTAAGTGATGTGATTTGATTTTAGACACAAAGGAAGACGTAGAGAATGACATCTACAAGAATGTGTCGATTCAGAGACCGTGCTTCCGCATATTAACGCTACTGAAAGGAAGACTTTGCTACTTTCTCGGTATAGCTCGGTATATTGTcgtttattttaacacaatcGTCGATCATTTGTTTGTCCCTAAACCTTATTTTAAACGTTAATTTTAGTAATAACTACATATGTAGAAcaactttaaacaataaacaatataaagTAACTGTTGGGTGTCAAGTGGATCATCGATTAACCTGTTTATTATTGAATCGAGGATAAAACACGACACGAGACGAACCTTATTAATCAAGAAAGCTAGCATTCAACACTAGACATTTTGAATCATAACCTATTTCCCCCAAAATAAAGTTGAGCTCATTATCAAATACATCTAATACAGTTCTACACTAAAGACGACTAACGTTACTTACAAGAAAGTTTGTACAAATAAATTCTGTGAAAGTCACAGGGAAACATTTCGTATATGAAGAAATAAGGCAGTAAATAAGTAAATCAGAGTTGTGTAATGAAGGCGACAGGATGCTGCGGGGCTAAGCTAACGCGCTAACACTTCACAGAGGCCCACACGCCGAGCTAAATTAAATTTACACAACTAGAAAACGCCAACGGACGTATATGGCATGTAATTATGAATTAATCGGCAAAATGCTACATAAATACAGATACAAAAGACATAAATCCATTACCGTTTCTCTCCGGCAACTAGGCGTTGGTTACGTCCGGGTTTGTAAGTATCAATCTGACGTGAATGAAAGCGAAAAACGTCTTGGCGTAGATGCAGCGTTTCAATCAGCCTACCCACTCTGCGATCACTCCCAACACACAATGTAGTTCCTCAGCGGCCGCTAGAGGCGCAATGTCTTTCCAGTAAAAATGTGTGTCATCTCTCTAATGTAAAAGATGTGTCAAAAATAACGCATCCTTCTGTCGTTCCTCTGTAAAACACAAATAGAAATGTAGGTTTTACAAAAAATGTCCACGAAAATAGTCCATGTGGCATGGGACAACATGAGTAAATAGTGACAGGGTACATCGCTAAAGAAGTTGCcctttttaaaagttttgagAGCTCTTTACTGGATTTTGGGGACAATAACAGTTTGCATACAGCACTTTATTGTTGTTTTACTTTGTGAACTTTGCACACTAGTTTTCATTGTCTTAAagctaaaactgtttttttttttttttttgcagtcaaCACAGAGTATGCAAGATTTACATAATCTTGAAAAATAACCTGAATGCGATATATCTAAATGTATTAGTATTATAACCCAAAACGTAGTCCAAAGTACAGCAATTGAATTTGGGAGCTGTTTTGACTACCACGTGACTCGCATTGGAAATCAGAGTGGAAAGATGGATTTCCGTTCCATAAGAAGTTCTTTTCATCCTGTACCGTGCACTGCCATCTAGCGATTACCTTATTAGGTCTTTGCTTTCCGTTTCACTATTAATGTTCTACATTTGCTTAATTGTgtttattagtattattttttatattaataatgaCATTATATATATTCAAAAACTGTTCTTCAAATGCTCTTTTGCATTTCTAAACACTGCATCCGTGAACTGGGGAAAACTGTGTCAAGATAAAAGCCTCCTTCTTTCGCTTATTCTTCCGTTACCTTCTAATGTCATGTTGATCaattaaatcaatgtaaaagATATTTATGGGTTTTgacaaatcatttaaaataatcgTAAAAATCAACAACTTTCAAATGCTGGTCACCCAAATATGAACACATCAAATGAACCAATAACAATACTGAAGATTTATAATTTAGAATCATAATGACAGTATGAATTATGtctgtatttattgttttcttctTGATCCCTAATTTCAATGTTCAATATCGCCgcttaaacttttatatttattcaccGGAATGTGGGCAGTGATGCgcccctcctcttcctcctcctcctcccccATCTCGCTTTTCTGTTGACGTTTGGCTTTTGTGACTGTTTTACTAACAGCGCGTAATCTTCCTTTGAAAACCACATCTACCTACCTGGACTTTATTTTTAGTGCGACTCGGTATCGACTTTGATCCAGCGCAATCCGAACAAACGCGCGTATATCGCAAGATATTCGCCAGGATCTTTAaggttttgttctctttgtcaTTCTGTCTTCCTGTGCTCATCTTGCGGAGGTTATCGCCGTCGGTCCGTCTGCTCTGCGTGCTGTTATTTTTGGGCCACATCGACATCATTCACCCTAACCAAAACTGACCTTTATTTTCAAAGCTCGATGATGTTTTAAAATTCGTCGTGCATGTTGTTACGCTAGGCTAAGCGCCAGTAATAGCTTGCGGGCTGCTCTGGATCAGCACTTGTCTGGAATATTCGAGCGCGTTCGCGTTAGGTTTAAATGTTCTGCAGAGCTGATTCAGTATACAGTTGTGCCATCTCACTCGGTAAATTGATGGTTTGTATTGTTGTTGGATAATACAACCCGCAAGCTGAATTGTATAACTCCCCAGCAGAGACTGTTTTGCATATCTGACAGGGGAGCTTGATGATTGGTTGACCAATCAAGGTTAACCTGAGGCGCTGTTGGGTTTCGATTCGAGTCAGAACTTAAAGTCGGAAGTCCGAGTTCGATCAAACCAAGGGGAAAAATGTTTCGCTACTTAAACGATGTGGATGACAGCCCATACATGATGTAAGTATTACCAGTTGATTCACATATATTATGTGTTCCAGTAGCTTAATAGTTAACGCATTGCGTTTGCAACGCCAGAGTCATGGTTCGAATTCCAgaacattattaataaaatgcatgCTGTGTATGCAAGTTTGTAGAGTTGGGTTGTATATTCAACTGTACCTATGTTTTCATTCATTGTTTTATAAATATTGGAGAGTTCATCATTACTAGTTTTGAATATTGGGGGGTTACATATATAAGTTAATTTGGAATAAAATGTCTGCTAAGTGTACATGTAAATAATAAGTGTATATTTGAGCACTTATTTAAGGGTAATACACGCAATTGTATATTGTGCATGTTATGCTGTGATAGGGATCCGTTCGCGGCACACAGGCATCAGATGAGCAGTATGTTCGGGCCATTTGGCATGGAACCGTATCCTCTGACCCCTCAGATCCAGCATCCACGTGCACGCATTCAGGTACACAACAGAACCATCAAAACCACAGAAAACATGAATAACATGCCTTTCAATTAAGTGTCGAATCTGGCACCTTGCTGAAGATGATCTTGCAGTTTGTCTTTAGTCTGAGTGAACCTGTGCCTGTTTACATTAGTGCATTTTCGTTTAAAATggtgttttaaaatgaaaacgaaaaGATAAACTTATAAAACATGACTATTAACACACACTGAGCATGTGTGTACAGGTGCAAAAGAGCTTactactctaataatagcttgtCTCTTGCCAGTGTTATAACTGCTTACCACAGGGTTGTTGAATGccttattctgattggttgagaaatgttccccaggtatgcattattttttgataaacacacacctgacctgtcaaatgtcttaaaataaccaccagagcaatgtcttatcaatgtctgtggtataagcggaataattgactttggtccttttgaattatttgaaaataatgcacactccgcTTCGCATCATGCCACATAAATtttttgggtgtgcattattaagttttattattattttcgataattcaatggcccgtcgtcaattattccttatatAACAGCTTTAACCTTTTTTATAACTAAGCCCCTGGTTTGAGTTTATACTGCAAGTGACAGAAACAGGCAGAGTTGTGCACACTGCTGCATGCAGCTCAAATCAGAGCGtttatcagtggcggctcgtgactaattcaaaataaatgttcggagtgtcatgtatGTTGCTTGCGTTTTTGAATCATGTgtaccatgtgcatcacgtgttttgtcgaagtgagtgcctgctgcacacgcgtcaaaaacgtttatgataaaagagacgctcaccaAAACAAAAtgcacgcaagacactcccttaacagtaaactctgattacgcatgagattatgcgagtatctggcaaacgcgggcatctcttttatcatgaaccCTTTGGGCGCGCCTGCGgcgggcacttgttttgacaagacacgtgatgcacataggataactcgacgcgcagaacacatattttgaaaaaaggaaccacacacgataggctacatgcatgttgtgacgaactttgcattgagcgccctcgaaaaaagaagtcaccggccgccactggcgCTTATAATACTATATATCCATCAGGATACATGTTACAAACATGTTGGTATAGCTATGGCAAAAGTTGGTGGCACTGAGTTCACTATTTAGGGTGCAAACCTCTGTTTAAGGAATATAAACtgtgcgctgtcacgttaaagATGGCTATAACATTATTTGTTCTCATTAGGTGCAGAATTTTTATAGTAGTACTTGTGCACatgttttgggtgtttgtgttatGAATAAACACACAATGTGCTTACTGTGTGTACAAAGTGCTGCCAAAGCCTGCCGTTCTATCTTCATGTTATTGTTTACATGATCGTTGTGGTTGGTCATTTTACGGTAGCGTAATGGTCATATGATAAAAGCTTGAATCAGGGATGGATACGCAATGATCCATGAAGGCCCAATCGTGGAGCGAATGTGCGCACCTATGCCTTCCCTTTTGTCAGTTTGTGTCCATCTACACTACAACTCAACCCCCAAGTCTGCAGCATTTAAAGGGTCTCAATTTGGAAAACTCCAGAGTAGTGTGTATGCCGGACGTAACCGTAGCAAAAGTAATGCGCTTTAAAACAAAAACGCACTAATGTAAATGTAGTCTTTAGATTGTATTAACgattaaaggggtggttcaccccaaaattttaattctgtcatttacttacccttaagttgtttcaaacctgtataaatttctttgtcctgctgaacacaaacaaaaatattttgatggAGGATGCTGAGcgcacagttgacggtacctattgacttccatagtaggaaaaacatatACTAGAATGGGTAAAGTGAATGGGTATcggcagctgtgtgcttaccatcatttatcaaaatatcttcttttgtgttccatAAAATAGAGagactcatacaggtttggaacaacatgagggtgagtaaatgatgacagaattaaaatttttgggtgaagtaCCCCTTTAAATTGTCATGTTATTTTCCCTTTGTAGCCACAGGCTGGAGCCCTGTCTCCTTTCGGCATGATGGGGATGGTATGGACTTGTTTTTCTTCTCATTTTATACCTTAAACAGTTTTACTTTTCTGTCTGCTTTGTTACTTCTCTCCACATCAGTAAAAAGTAATGAAAGTATTCATGCACTATCTTGGATTTTAAATATTGGGTTTTGTCTCAGGGTGGGGGATTCATGGACATGTTCAGCATGATGAGTGGAATGATGGAGAACATGGTGAGTCTCGTGGATACATTTCAGAACTATTGCAACGGAACCAGGGTTTGTTTACACAGTCTAGCATTATAGTTTAATACAAGGCTTCAGTTTGGATTTGGAGCTAAACGCCACATCCTGTTTGAATACAGTTTAGTCCTGCACGTGATAGTGGTCATCTGGAACCTCAGATCACCTTTATCTTTAACTATTTCATCAGGTCTCCATTGGGCTTTCATTGCTGCTCTTCTTTTTTCCTCCCTGTAGGAACGTATCCCTGGTACTCCAAACTGCCAGACCTACTCTTCATCCACAGTCATCTCGTACTCCTCCTCAGACTCCGGTGCACCTAAAGTCTATCAGCAGACCAGTGAAATGCGCACTGCTCCTGGGGGTGTAAgacacgcatgcacacaaacagatACCCAAAAGTGTTATTATAAATACATATGGTGATCACAATGCTACATTATATTATGCAGGGCCGTGATTGCCATAGACATAAAGATTAATGGTCAATTGATTTTTTTAGTGACCAATTCTTAAACTTTTGTCTTTCAACTctctttttcaaattttaaatattttttatcctATGGAGGGAATTTATTAGTGTGTGATAATGGCATTGTCTTGCACTGtctgcatttgttttaaaggaaaacaccaccgtttttcggTGTTTTGCTGTGTTCTTGGCTCGGCTTGAACAGGTtgatacatacctatctttttttcaatgcgtgcacttaatctttgtacagtgagttgtgaatgtgttggcatctggcctggccccattcattccgtAGGATCCAGACAGGGATGGATTTGGAGGCCACCAGAcgcttccatgttttccctatttaaagactgttacatgaggagttacacgagtaaatatggtggcacagAATAAAACATGGCGAATTAAACTaagtgctattccgccatacaAAATAGTTCTCaatttttatccacttaaaaaatcgccacgttttattttgtgccaccatgctTGCTCGTGTGGCTCCTCATGTGGCGGTCTTTGAGTGGGGagaacatggaagtgtttggtggcttctggattgatccctgtttggatcctggggaatgagtggggctaggctaaatgctaacacattcatgaccatagactgtaaaaaatgatggacGACGGCtgttccattggtgaaaagtgaagccatcAGTGTCCCAATAAGGCgttgacatcttgggtcttgagtctgcgcagtagcgatttcgggaccagtcatgcagtagtgagcaggaagtaaagccacGAAAGCAAGGCCCCGCTCttgcagaatgcgcatatcacagctgtcaatcgatatgtgacaccaccgtttttatagcgtTAAAtgactaactaaaaacaaacttattttaaaaacaaacacttgaatttacatcagtgtGATAAAAcgacagtaaatgacagaaaccagcttcagaaaaaaagataattgaagtgtaattaaaatgtttagttggtctcaagtcccattgaatatcAGGGAGGGGGGGAGTGTGTTATGACATATACTGAGACCAGTCACTGGGGAGCGATCAAGACTTTTTGGCTTCaattttcagggcttgtgcggcaagCTTGTTCatgacgtgctgtacaaagattgtGTACGCATTGAATAACGATGGGTATGTATTGGTTTGTCAAGGTTGAGGTAGGAACACAGTAAAATGTTGAAGatttgtggtgttttcctttaagaaccTAATCCACTAATCGAGTTATGCAGATCGGGGACAAGCAAAAACATGACCACATTACTTTGCTTGGCACTGTTCTGCAGAGTTGATGTCAGTTCTGCCCttacaacatgttttttttgcCGTATAGATTACCAttggcaaaaccatggttattttatggtaactataatttaacttttttttgtttttactatagtaaaaccatggttaatttttgtaacggTGAGTACTTGGTAGTGTAGTATACAGAAGATTCTTGTGTTCAGGGATACTTTGCTCTGGACCAGACGTGGGCATTcatggtcctggagggccattgTCCTGCAAAGATTATTTTCAACCctattaaacacacctgaatctTATTTTCAAGTCATCCTGCAGCCtttgattagatttttcaggtgttgGTTGGGGTTGGGGCTAGACTTTGCAGGACGGTGGCCCTCCTGGACCAgaaatgcccacccctgctctAGACACTAGCTAACACAGCTGTGTTAAATGCAGAAAATAACCCTAGTTTGTTTATATGCCCAGATATAAAGCTATTTTCCACCATTTTATAAATAACTGCTGCACTGATATCTTAAAGAAATAAACTAAGACTGCAAAGTATTATAGAAAAATGTGTGAAATGTTTAAACTTGCTAAATAATACAATATGCAATACTTTACTACTTTAAGTTTATAAAATcaatttaaactttattaaaatctatgTAAGAATTGAAATTTATATAACAATCAAACATGTTTCACATTCTTTCTGGTGGTTGATCATGTTTCACATCTCAGAGCACACACAAGCACTAACATTTGTTTTCCAGTCTCTTTGTTAAACTTATGACTATACatcactttttaaagtattgaCATCATTCATTTATTGCGAATTATTTTGATGTGCACATCTGCgatatatttatgtattgtgATGTTTCGATGTATTCTCTTTAAGGGACACTCtggttttttttgggggggaaacaaaatgctaattttccagcacCCCTAAGGGCGGttcccggaaagggattagactagtcctagactaaaataaagagctgtccaaactaaaaacaacttgcactgacgtatcttaaaatacatcagtgccctttgctttgcctcaaaatgcacgccagtaatgttttagtaaggcatgtttgtttaaactagttatatttcctaattaaaataaggcctagtcctggtttaagctaatccctgtccgtgaAACCAACCCCTAGAGcctagagttgaacatttgatttctgccattttggaatccattcagccgatgtCCTGGTCTGGCACTACCGCTTTTGGTATGGCTTAGCACGGTCCATTGGGTccgattggaccattggcatcgcgcgcAAAGGTGACCAGGGTGTTTTGATGGTTTTctcatttaaaacttgactcttctatagttacatcgtgtactaagacgaCGGAAAATTAAAGGAAGATGTAgctaagaactatactctcatgtAACtagagaagagtcaagttttaaatgggaggGATGTCggaactctttggttgtttttgagcgcgatgctggtggtctggtcggattcggtggattgtgctgagctatgctgggggcggtaccgccagacctggagatcggctgaatggattccagaaGGGtagaaatcaaatgtttaactctaggggagctggaaaatgagcatattttcaaaaaaaattgagtgtccctttaaaatgaatacaacaaaaacacaccAGTCACAAAAATTGACCTTTGTCCTTAagagtttttttgtgtttgtttagatCAGAGAGACACGTCAAACAATGCGTGACAGTGAAAGCGGGCTGGAACGCATGGCTATAGGGCATCACATTCGTGAAAGGGGTCATGTGATGGAACGTTCAAGGAACAGACTAACGGGTGATCGTGAAGAGAGACAGGACTTCTTTAACCTGGAGGAGAGTGAGTCAAATACCCCTTTCTAtatttttcagtttttcttAAGCATCTGTTTAAATTTAAGCTCAgaccttttaaaaataattgtattCACTATTGTAAAAATTTGCTCTGTCAGGTGAGGCAGCTGCCTTTGATGAAGAGTGGAGGAGAGAGTTGGGGCGGTACCGCCCAACTAATGCCCGTAGTATAGATTATGGACGTGACCGGAGTGCGGGGGTGGGCCAGCAGCTGGCCCTAACAGCACCACCAAGCTCCTCCTCTCCCTCGCCCCGCCATGAATCACCAcgccatcatcatcatcaatcC from Misgurnus anguillicaudatus chromosome 10, ASM2758022v2, whole genome shotgun sequence encodes the following:
- the mlf2 gene encoding myeloid leukemia factor 2 — encoded protein: MFRYLNDVDDSPYMMDPFAAHRHQMSSMFGPFGMEPYPLTPQIQHPRARIQPQAGALSPFGMMGMGGGFMDMFSMMSGMMENMERIPGTPNCQTYSSSTVISYSSSDSGAPKVYQQTSEMRTAPGGIRETRQTMRDSESGLERMAIGHHIRERGHVMERSRNRLTGDREERQDFFNLEESEAAAFDEEWRRELGRYRPTNARSIDYGRDRSAGVGQQLALTAPPSSSSPSPRHESPRHHHHQSRPRYDW